A genomic region of Mugil cephalus isolate CIBA_MC_2020 chromosome 5, CIBA_Mcephalus_1.1, whole genome shotgun sequence contains the following coding sequences:
- the ltc4s gene encoding leukotriene C4 synthase gives MLEDAVGLGAVTVLGILEQAYFSLQVIYARRKYSVSPPTTAGPPEFERIFRAQANCSEYFPIFITVLWTAGVFFSQGLSSICGLLYLYGRLCYFWGYSESPQGRLAPLYFSAKVLWVLIGFAAAGVLLSFCRVYLNVDLVETICSGLGLF, from the exons ATGTTGGAAGACGCCGTCGGCCTCGGCGCCGTCACCGTTCTGGGAATCCTGGAGCAAG CTTATTTCTCTCTGCAGGTGATTTACGCCAGGAGGAAGTATTCGGTGTCTCCGCCCACCACGGCCGGACCGCCGGAGTTTGAGAGGATCTTCAGAGCTCA AGCAAACTGTTCAGAGTATTTCCCCATCTTCATCACGGTGCTGTGGACGGCCGGAGTCTTCTTCAGCcaag GTCTGTCTTCCATCTGTGGCCTGTTGTATTTATACGGACGTCTCTGTTATTTCTGGGGATATTCAGAGTCGCCTCAGGGACG tctggCTCCGCTCTACTTCAGCGCTAAGGTTCTCTGGGTTCTCATCGGGTTTGCAGCCGCAGGAGTTCTCCTCTCATTCTGCAGAGTTTACCTCAACGTGGATCTGGTGGAGACAATCTGCTCCGGCCTCGGCCTgttctga